A stretch of Flavobacterium sp. N2270 DNA encodes these proteins:
- a CDS encoding ATP-binding protein, with the protein MNSALLLLVLLVYLGFLFFIAHWAEKKDNIKWTNNSYIYSLSLAVYCTAWTYYGSIGVAANSGLNYLPIYIGPIIIIPAWIIVLKKIIRISRVNKISSIADFISLRYGNSRFLGAIVTVVCLAGILPYIALQLKAISETFHIVTKTNSSSLIFNDTTTYVAIALALFASYYGTRYVDASEKRKGIVTAVAIESILKLVFFIVVGVYVTFFVFDGYDDIYTKASLLENFAEKNTIGGLDQGLNWFFLSMVSLFAIFLLPRQFHMTVVENNRERHLKTAIWLFPLYLLLFNLFVYPIAWGGNVLFEGQKVNADTYSLLIPQYFNNTFLTVLVFLGGFSAAISMIVVSSISLSTMLSNNLLIPYTFLGKLKNEEQIINNKKIVNIRKIGIFSLIIGAYFIYRFFALDYSLVSIGLISFVIIAQLAPSFFGAIFWRRGSRMGAIYSILIGFLVCVYTLLIPYAIGLTNNNSSFIAEGFLQIELLKPFQLFGLDYLEPVPHALFWSLLFNTITYFAVSVSFKGNYRERNYAEMYVDIEKYSTNHENAFVWKGTAYTSDIEKVLVRFLGEERTKRALNIFNVKYNVDKNQELADARLVKFAENLLTGHIGTASARILISSVVKEEKITLPEVLKILEESKENIIVNKKLTETSNELKEITLQLQNANSNLLVKDKQKDEFLDTVTHELRTPITAIKAASEILHDDEDIPEELKKQFLQNIISESDRLNRLIDKILDLEKFETGKQTISPTKNNLVETIEKSIEPLNQLIKNKNISVFVESKQKVNAYFDNDRIIQVITNLISNAIKFCPEKDGIIIVQIIDKGDFIQTSVFDNGKGINPKDFDAIFEKFYQSTNQNIKKPIGSGLGLAICKQIIEHHKGKIWAQTIEKGACIIFTLPKNKNIENI; encoded by the coding sequence ATGAATAGTGCTTTATTACTTTTAGTATTATTAGTTTATCTAGGTTTTCTTTTTTTTATTGCTCATTGGGCAGAAAAAAAAGACAATATAAAATGGACCAATAATTCTTATATATATTCACTCTCTTTAGCAGTTTATTGCACTGCTTGGACTTACTATGGTAGTATTGGTGTTGCGGCAAATTCAGGATTAAATTATTTACCTATTTATATAGGACCTATAATTATTATTCCTGCATGGATTATTGTTTTAAAAAAAATAATTAGAATTTCAAGAGTAAATAAAATTTCAAGTATTGCCGATTTTATATCATTGCGCTATGGAAATAGTCGATTTTTAGGTGCAATTGTAACTGTAGTTTGTTTAGCTGGAATTTTACCTTATATTGCTTTACAATTAAAAGCAATATCAGAAACTTTTCATATTGTTACAAAAACAAACTCTTCGTCATTAATTTTTAATGATACTACAACTTATGTTGCCATTGCATTAGCATTATTTGCATCTTATTATGGAACTCGTTATGTAGATGCTTCCGAAAAAAGAAAAGGAATTGTAACTGCTGTTGCTATTGAAAGTATTTTAAAGTTAGTTTTCTTTATTGTTGTTGGAGTTTATGTTACTTTTTTTGTTTTTGATGGTTATGATGATATTTACACAAAAGCTTCATTATTAGAAAATTTTGCTGAAAAGAATACAATTGGTGGTTTAGATCAAGGGTTGAATTGGTTTTTTTTAAGCATGGTTTCGCTTTTCGCAATATTTTTATTGCCAAGACAATTCCATATGACTGTTGTTGAGAATAATAGAGAACGTCATTTGAAAACTGCAATTTGGTTGTTCCCTTTATATCTATTGCTTTTTAATTTATTTGTATATCCAATAGCTTGGGGAGGAAATGTTTTGTTTGAAGGGCAAAAAGTAAACGCTGATACTTATTCATTGTTAATTCCTCAATATTTTAATAATACATTTCTAACAGTTTTAGTTTTCCTTGGTGGTTTTTCAGCTGCAATTTCAATGATTGTAGTTTCAAGTATTAGTCTTTCAACAATGTTGAGTAATAACCTTTTGATTCCATATACTTTTTTAGGAAAATTAAAAAATGAAGAACAAATTATTAATAATAAGAAAATTGTTAATATTAGAAAAATCGGAATTTTTTCATTAATTATTGGTGCTTATTTTATATATAGATTTTTTGCATTAGATTATAGCTTAGTGTCAATAGGATTAATTTCATTTGTAATTATTGCACAATTAGCACCTTCATTTTTTGGAGCTATTTTTTGGAGAAGAGGTTCTAGAATGGGCGCTATTTATAGTATTTTAATAGGTTTTTTAGTTTGTGTTTATACATTGTTAATTCCTTATGCAATAGGACTTACAAACAATAACAGTTCATTTATTGCTGAAGGATTTTTGCAAATTGAATTATTAAAACCTTTTCAATTATTTGGTTTAGATTATTTAGAGCCTGTACCTCATGCGTTGTTTTGGAGTTTATTATTCAATACAATTACTTATTTTGCCGTTTCTGTTAGTTTTAAAGGTAATTATCGTGAGAGAAATTATGCAGAAATGTATGTAGACATTGAAAAATACAGTACAAACCATGAGAATGCTTTTGTATGGAAAGGAACAGCCTACACAAGCGATATCGAGAAGGTTTTAGTTCGATTTTTAGGTGAAGAAAGAACCAAAAGAGCCTTAAATATTTTTAATGTAAAATATAATGTCGATAAAAATCAGGAATTAGCCGATGCTAGATTGGTTAAGTTTGCTGAAAATTTATTAACAGGGCATATTGGTACTGCGTCAGCAAGGATATTAATTTCAAGTGTAGTAAAAGAAGAAAAAATTACCTTACCTGAAGTTTTAAAAATATTGGAAGAATCAAAGGAAAATATTATTGTAAACAAAAAACTAACTGAAACATCAAATGAATTAAAGGAAATTACCTTGCAATTACAAAATGCAAACAGTAATTTATTAGTTAAAGACAAACAAAAAGATGAATTTTTAGATACGGTAACTCATGAACTTAGAACGCCAATAACAGCAATTAAAGCCGCAAGTGAAATTTTACATGATGATGAAGATATTCCAGAAGAATTAAAAAAACAATTTCTACAAAATATAATTTCAGAATCTGATCGACTGAATCGTTTAATTGATAAAATATTAGACTTAGAAAAATTTGAAACAGGAAAGCAAACAATAAGTCCAACAAAGAATAATTTAGTTGAAACTATTGAAAAATCAATTGAACCGTTAAATCAACTTATTAAAAATAAGAACATTAGTGTTTTTGTTGAAAGTAAACAAAAAGTAAATGCTTATTTTGATAACGATAGAATTATTCAGGTAATTACTAATTTAATTTCAAATGCAATAAAGTTTTGTCCAGAGAAAGACGGAATAATTATTGTTCAAATTATTGATAAAGGAGATTTTATTCAAACTTCTGTATTTGATAACGGAAAAGGTATTAATCCTAAAGATTTTGATGCTATTTTTGAAAAGTTTTATCAATCAACAAATCAAAATATAAAAAAACCAATTGGTAGCGGTTTAGGATTGGCAATATGCAAACAAATTATTGAACATCATAAAGGTAAAATTTGGGCTCAAACAATAGAAAAAGGGGCCTGTATCATATTTACTTTACCGAAAAATAAAAACATTGAAAATATATAA
- a CDS encoding DUF3817 domain-containing protein, with the protein MIKFFKIIAILEGFSYLFLFANMFITKNINLDLYKTILFPLGMAHGVLFIAYLILALLVKFKIKWTVNTFLIVCIASLIPFATFYVEKKYLKDIN; encoded by the coding sequence ATGATAAAATTTTTTAAAATTATTGCAATCTTAGAAGGATTTTCTTATCTTTTTTTATTTGCTAACATGTTTATTACAAAAAATATAAATTTAGATTTGTATAAAACAATATTATTCCCATTAGGTATGGCTCATGGGGTTTTATTTATTGCATATTTAATTTTAGCTTTATTAGTTAAATTTAAAATTAAATGGACCGTTAATACATTCTTAATTGTATGTATTGCCTCTTTAATACCATTTGCAACTTTTTATGTAGAAAAAAAATACTTAAAAGATATAAATTAA
- a CDS encoding YqaA family protein — translation MEKPKKSRFKLLHQYYKYTGFYRFIWTNTKKAIIPLVIVIAILLYINYKVMSINEMMAYITQNFSDLSIFSVFFVSESFLGLLPPDIFIAWTKSTSSPLLYLSILAILSYFGGVIAYFMGRSLLLIPLINEYFEGKMSKHIKNMQKWGGFLIAVGALLPLPFAMACLAAGMINFSKKHFFLFASLRVFRFVIYGFAIYSALS, via the coding sequence ATGGAAAAACCTAAAAAATCAAGATTTAAACTTTTACACCAGTATTATAAATATACAGGTTTCTATCGCTTTATTTGGACAAATACTAAAAAGGCAATCATTCCTTTAGTTATTGTAATAGCCATTTTGCTTTATATTAATTATAAAGTAATGAGTATAAATGAAATGATGGCTTATATAACTCAGAATTTTAGTGATTTATCTATATTTTCGGTATTTTTTGTTTCTGAAAGTTTTCTTGGATTATTACCTCCAGATATTTTTATTGCTTGGACAAAAAGTACTTCATCACCTCTACTCTATTTATCTATTTTAGCTATTCTTTCTTATTTTGGTGGTGTAATAGCTTATTTTATGGGAAGGAGTTTATTGCTTATTCCTTTAATTAATGAGTATTTTGAAGGCAAAATGTCTAAACATATAAAAAATATGCAAAAATGGGGTGGTTTTTTAATTGCTGTAGGGGCTTTACTTCCCTTACCTTTTGCAATGGCTTGTTTAGCAGCTGGAATGATTAACTTTTCTAAAAAACACTTTTTCTTATTTGCATCTCTTCGTGTATTTCGTTTTGTTATATATGGATTTGCTATTTATTCTGCTTTATCATGA
- a CDS encoding response regulator transcription factor codes for MKKILIVDDEPNIVMSLEYTFKKNNYDVFIARDGQEALDILKTNFPDVIILDVMMPLVDGFATLEQIKKDQKLKHTKVMFLSAKNKESDIEKGLSLGADAYLTKPFSIKKVVDKVAELLLV; via the coding sequence ATGAAAAAGATATTAATTGTAGATGATGAACCAAATATCGTAATGTCGCTTGAGTATACTTTTAAAAAAAATAATTATGACGTTTTTATTGCTCGAGACGGACAAGAGGCTTTAGATATTTTAAAAACAAATTTTCCTGATGTAATTATTTTAGATGTCATGATGCCTTTAGTAGATGGTTTTGCAACATTAGAACAAATCAAGAAAGATCAAAAATTGAAGCACACTAAAGTTATGTTTCTATCTGCAAAAAATAAAGAAAGTGATATAGAAAAAGGGTTATCATTAGGTGCTGATGCTTATTTAACTAAACCATTTTCAATAAAAAAAGTAGTAGATAAAGTAGCAGAATTACTCTTAGTGTAA
- a CDS encoding PolC-type DNA polymerase III yields the protein MSFNWFKKIVKDYPKFWETYLAYFDDHQNKNNRYVVFDCETTGLDYSTDKILSIGAVAIENNQIVVNDFMEVFLIQDYFKRESVPIHGILKEGKEEKIVEAEAVIRFLDFIKNATLVGHHVAFDIEMINQALDRLEVGKLKNQVMDTDVMYQKLKYLPQEEHYSLDELCDIYKIRKSDRHTASGDSFITALLFLKLKRKLDI from the coding sequence ATGTCGTTTAATTGGTTTAAAAAAATAGTTAAAGATTATCCTAAATTTTGGGAAACTTACTTGGCTTATTTTGATGATCATCAAAATAAAAATAATCGTTATGTGGTTTTTGATTGTGAAACCACAGGCCTAGATTATAGTACCGATAAAATACTATCAATTGGTGCAGTTGCTATTGAAAACAACCAAATTGTAGTAAATGATTTTATGGAAGTTTTTTTAATACAAGATTATTTTAAACGAGAGTCTGTACCCATTCATGGAATTTTAAAAGAAGGAAAAGAAGAAAAAATAGTTGAAGCCGAAGCTGTTATTAGATTTTTAGATTTTATTAAAAATGCCACTTTAGTTGGTCACCATGTAGCTTTTGATATTGAAATGATTAATCAAGCACTAGATAGATTAGAAGTAGGAAAATTAAAAAATCAAGTGATGGATACTGATGTTATGTATCAAAAACTGAAGTATTTACCGCAAGAAGAACATTATTCTTTAGACGAATTATGTGATATTTATAAAATTAGAAAATCGGACAGGCATACGGCAAGTGGTGATTCTTTTATTACAGCATTATTATTCTTAAAATTGAAACGCAAATTAGATATATAA
- a CDS encoding acetate--CoA ligase has product MNYNELYLKSVKSPETFWKEQAKTLKWYKKPDSILSQGNDNYPLWFKDGELNACYLSIDKHIEDGFGDQIAIIYDSPVTQTVKKYTYNDVKTEVAKLAGGLLSIGLKKGNTAVIYMPMIPQAAFAMLACARIGVTHSVVFGGFAPHELAIRIDDCKPKVILTASSGIEIDRLIAYKPLVDEAIQLAEHKPKKVVVFNRKLGAKVPFKKYDIDYDALVFGSEEAECIPVNSIHPLYILYTSGTTGKPKGIVRDTGGYVTALKFSMQHIYDVKEEDVFWAASDVGWVVGHSYIVYGPLINRSTTIIFEGKPIRTPDASTFWRVISEHKVNVMFTAPTAIRAIKKEDPNGEFIKQFDLSSLRIQFLAGERCDVATLEWYREHIPIPAIDHWWQTESGWPMIANMMGVEYLPIKPGSAGKAVSGYDIRIFNENGEELRPNEEGYVVIKLPLPPGTLMDLWNDNERFKAGYLNKFPGYYFSGDGGFKDDENYIYITGRVDDVINVAGHRLSTAEMEEIVASHQSVAECAVIGINDELKGQIPLGLVVCKSGTEIEHFQLQYEIVQLVRDQIGAVASLRDIIIVERLPKTRSGKILRKMMRSIVDGETFQIPSTIDDENIIDELIECFKSSNIGSYK; this is encoded by the coding sequence ATGAATTATAACGAATTGTATTTAAAAAGTGTTAAATCACCAGAAACTTTTTGGAAAGAACAAGCAAAAACACTAAAATGGTATAAAAAACCAGATTCAATTCTTTCTCAAGGAAATGATAATTACCCTTTGTGGTTTAAAGATGGTGAATTAAATGCATGTTATTTATCTATTGATAAACACATAGAAGATGGTTTTGGTGACCAAATTGCTATAATATATGATTCTCCAGTAACTCAAACTGTTAAAAAGTATACATATAACGATGTAAAAACAGAAGTAGCTAAACTTGCTGGCGGATTATTATCTATAGGTTTAAAAAAAGGAAATACAGCTGTAATTTATATGCCAATGATACCTCAAGCAGCATTTGCAATGTTAGCTTGTGCAAGAATTGGAGTTACACATTCGGTGGTTTTCGGTGGTTTTGCACCCCATGAACTTGCAATTAGAATTGATGATTGTAAACCAAAAGTTATTCTAACAGCTTCTTCAGGAATTGAGATTGATCGATTAATTGCTTACAAACCTTTAGTTGATGAAGCTATACAATTAGCAGAACATAAACCAAAAAAAGTTGTTGTTTTTAATAGAAAATTAGGAGCAAAAGTGCCGTTTAAAAAATATGATATCGATTATGATGCTCTAGTATTCGGTTCTGAGGAAGCCGAATGTATTCCGGTAAATTCAATCCATCCGCTTTATATTTTATATACATCAGGTACAACAGGTAAACCAAAAGGAATTGTTAGAGATACAGGAGGTTATGTAACAGCACTTAAATTTTCAATGCAACATATTTATGATGTAAAAGAAGAAGATGTTTTTTGGGCTGCTTCAGATGTTGGTTGGGTTGTAGGCCATAGTTATATTGTTTATGGGCCTTTAATTAATAGAAGTACAACTATAATTTTTGAAGGTAAACCTATTCGTACGCCAGATGCAAGTACTTTTTGGAGAGTTATCTCAGAACATAAAGTAAATGTTATGTTTACTGCACCAACAGCAATTAGAGCTATAAAAAAAGAGGACCCAAATGGAGAGTTTATTAAACAATTTGATTTATCTTCTCTTAGAATTCAGTTTCTAGCAGGCGAAAGATGTGATGTTGCAACTTTAGAATGGTATAGAGAACATATACCAATTCCTGCAATTGATCATTGGTGGCAAACAGAATCAGGTTGGCCAATGATTGCAAATATGATGGGAGTGGAGTATTTGCCAATTAAACCCGGATCTGCTGGGAAGGCTGTTTCTGGTTATGATATTAGAATTTTTAACGAAAACGGTGAAGAATTACGACCAAATGAAGAAGGTTATGTAGTTATTAAATTACCATTACCTCCAGGAACTTTAATGGATTTATGGAATGATAATGAACGCTTTAAAGCTGGATATTTAAATAAATTCCCTGGATATTATTTTTCAGGTGATGGAGGTTTTAAAGACGATGAAAATTATATCTATATTACAGGTAGAGTAGATGACGTTATAAATGTTGCAGGCCATAGGCTTTCAACTGCCGAAATGGAAGAAATTGTAGCTTCGCACCAATCTGTTGCTGAGTGTGCTGTTATAGGAATTAATGACGAATTAAAAGGACAAATTCCATTAGGATTAGTAGTTTGTAAATCAGGTACTGAAATTGAACATTTTCAATTACAATATGAAATTGTTCAATTAGTTAGAGATCAAATTGGTGCTGTAGCTTCTTTACGAGATATTATTATAGTAGAACGTTTACCAAAAACACGTTCAGGTAAAATTTTGCGAAAAATGATGAGAAGTATTGTAGATGGTGAAACTTTTCAAATTCCTTCAACTATTGATGATGAAAATATTATTGATGAATTAATTGAGTGTTTTAAATCATCGAATATAGGTTCTTACAAATAA
- a CDS encoding DUF294 nucleotidyltransferase-like domain-containing protein, whose product MKNPIAERITDFLKQYHPFSSIEYVNLLNIAKSVRVIYLEKNETLFKINENTHEYFYVVASGAIGLSVTSDADEILIDKCDEGDILGLRPFFAKDNYLMNAKAREESIVYAIPIDTFKPLVASNSNVLSFLLESFASNTRNPYDKNNKGKLISENVIYSDQNAEIQYYQPIKYTANPITASPNDIVRYVAQTMASSKIGSIIIHNNRKPIGIVTDKDLRAKIATGLFGIDVTIDKIMSSPVITVADNLSIAEAQIMMLKNNVSHLCVTQDGSVDSEITGIITEHDIIVAQANNPGVLLKESKRAQNSTDLKDVREKLTDLIQHSLDKNVPINHISSIVGEINLAITKRAIELTIEKIGTPPPTQFAWLNIGSQGRKEQLLMTDQDNALVFEDVPEEKYDSVKRYFLQLSEYVTDILNQIGYEYCPAKMMASNPLWCKSVTDWQNQFKGWINAPGEKGILMCTIFFDYDFVYGNEALVDEITKTIQEETLDNQLFFAFLGADALKNPPPLGFFRQFLVESDGEHKDNFDIKGRALMPLIDAARILSLSKGIKNINNTISRYSKLAELEPQNATTYEACAETFADLLKFRTEEGLKNESDGRYLNLNELSKLDKVKLKNGFQPISDIQEIIKNRFQLTYFT is encoded by the coding sequence ATGAAAAATCCAATTGCAGAAAGAATTACAGACTTTCTAAAACAATACCACCCTTTTTCTAGTATAGAATATGTGAATTTATTGAATATTGCAAAAAGTGTTAGAGTTATTTATTTAGAAAAAAATGAAACACTTTTTAAAATTAACGAAAATACGCATGAATATTTTTATGTAGTAGCCTCTGGTGCTATTGGATTATCAGTAACTTCAGATGCTGATGAAATACTTATTGATAAATGTGATGAAGGTGATATTTTAGGTTTGCGCCCTTTTTTTGCAAAGGATAATTATTTAATGAACGCAAAAGCTCGAGAGGAAAGTATTGTTTATGCAATTCCGATAGATACTTTTAAGCCTTTAGTAGCTTCAAATTCTAATGTTTTAAGCTTTTTATTAGAAAGTTTTGCTTCAAATACAAGAAATCCTTACGATAAAAATAATAAAGGTAAATTAATATCTGAAAATGTTATTTATAGCGACCAAAATGCTGAAATTCAGTATTATCAACCTATAAAATATACTGCAAACCCTATTACAGCTTCACCAAATGACATTGTTAGATATGTTGCGCAAACTATGGCAAGTAGTAAAATAGGAAGTATTATTATACACAATAATAGAAAACCAATAGGAATTGTAACCGATAAAGATTTACGTGCTAAAATTGCTACTGGTTTATTTGGAATTGATGTAACTATTGATAAAATTATGTCGTCACCGGTTATTACTGTTGCCGATAATCTATCTATCGCAGAAGCTCAAATTATGATGCTTAAAAATAATGTTTCTCATTTATGTGTAACTCAGGATGGATCAGTCGATTCTGAAATTACTGGAATAATTACAGAACACGATATCATTGTAGCTCAAGCAAATAATCCTGGTGTATTATTAAAGGAATCAAAAAGAGCACAAAACTCAACTGATTTAAAAGATGTTAGAGAGAAACTAACCGATTTAATTCAACATTCATTAGATAAAAATGTTCCTATAAATCATATTTCTTCAATTGTTGGCGAGATTAATTTAGCAATTACAAAGCGTGCTATTGAATTGACTATTGAAAAAATAGGAACTCCTCCTCCAACTCAATTTGCATGGTTAAACATTGGTAGTCAAGGCAGAAAAGAACAACTTTTAATGACTGATCAAGACAATGCTTTAGTTTTTGAAGATGTTCCAGAAGAAAAATACGATTCAGTTAAAAGATATTTTCTCCAATTATCAGAATATGTTACAGACATACTAAATCAGATAGGTTACGAATATTGTCCTGCTAAAATGATGGCCAGTAACCCTTTATGGTGTAAATCTGTTACCGATTGGCAAAACCAATTTAAAGGATGGATAAATGCTCCTGGTGAAAAAGGAATTTTAATGTGTACTATTTTCTTTGATTATGATTTTGTTTATGGAAATGAAGCTTTAGTTGATGAGATAACAAAAACAATTCAAGAAGAAACATTAGATAATCAATTATTTTTTGCCTTTTTAGGTGCTGATGCATTAAAAAATCCACCACCTTTAGGTTTTTTTAGACAGTTTTTAGTAGAAAGTGATGGAGAGCATAAAGATAATTTTGATATCAAAGGAAGAGCATTAATGCCTTTAATTGATGCAGCAAGAATATTATCTCTAAGTAAAGGAATAAAAAATATAAATAATACAATCTCAAGATATTCTAAACTTGCCGAATTAGAACCTCAAAATGCAACAACTTATGAAGCTTGTGCTGAAACTTTTGCCGATTTATTAAAATTTAGAACGGAAGAAGGTTTAAAAAATGAATCTGATGGTAGATATTTAAACTTGAATGAGTTATCTAAATTAGATAAAGTAAAACTTAAAAATGGTTTTCAACCCATTTCAGATATTCAAGAAATCATAAAAAACCGATTTCAATTAACTTATTTTACTTAA
- the acs gene encoding acetate--CoA ligase: MSYYKIKDLENYFKMYKKSVREPRKFWDKIADEEFTWYQKWDKTFEFDMEEAKFKWFLNAKVNITKNCIDRHLNKRGDKTAIIFEPNDPKEEAQHISYKDLYAKVAKMANVLQDQGIKKGDRVCIYLPMIPDLAISVLACARIGAIHSVVFAGFSASAVAARINDSECKMVITSDGGFRGNKTIDLKGIVDEALKSCTTIETVLVAKRTNSEISMKEGRDIWLQPLLDNAIANHVAAVMDAEDPLFILYTSGSTGKPKGMVHTTAGYMVNTAYTFKNVFNYEENDVYWCTADIGWITGHSYILYGPLLNGATTVIFEGVPSYPDYSRFWKVINKHKVSQFYTAPTAIRALAKENIDYVQKFKLDSLKVIGSVGEPINEEAWHWYNDHVGGKRCPLVDTWWQTETGAIMISPLPFVTPTKPTYASLPLPGIQPVLMDELRNEIEGNQVTGSLCIKFPWPSMARTIWGDHQRYKETYFTAYPGKYFTGDGALRDEVGYYRITGRVDDVIIVSGHNLGTAPIEDAINEHPAVAESAIVGFPHDVKGNALYGYVILKETGEGRDRDNLAKEINQMISDQIGPIAKLDKIQFVTGLPKTRSGKIMRRILRKIAEGDFSNFGDISTLLNPEIVDEIKSNKL; encoded by the coding sequence ATGAGTTACTATAAAATAAAAGATTTAGAAAATTATTTTAAAATGTATAAAAAATCGGTGAGAGAACCCAGAAAGTTTTGGGATAAAATTGCCGATGAAGAGTTTACATGGTATCAAAAATGGGATAAAACCTTTGAATTTGATATGGAAGAAGCAAAATTTAAATGGTTTTTAAATGCAAAAGTAAACATAACAAAAAACTGTATCGACAGACATCTTAATAAGAGAGGAGATAAAACCGCTATTATTTTTGAGCCTAATGACCCTAAAGAAGAAGCTCAACACATATCTTATAAAGACTTGTATGCAAAAGTTGCTAAAATGGCAAATGTTTTACAAGATCAAGGAATTAAAAAAGGAGATAGAGTTTGTATTTATTTACCCATGATTCCTGATTTAGCAATTTCAGTACTAGCATGTGCAAGAATCGGAGCTATTCACTCTGTAGTTTTTGCAGGCTTTTCTGCTTCAGCTGTAGCTGCAAGAATAAACGATAGTGAATGTAAAATGGTAATTACTTCTGACGGTGGTTTTAGAGGAAATAAAACAATTGATTTAAAAGGAATTGTTGATGAAGCATTAAAAAGTTGTACAACGATAGAAACTGTTTTAGTAGCAAAAAGGACTAATTCAGAAATTTCAATGAAAGAAGGTCGTGATATATGGTTGCAGCCTTTATTAGATAATGCAATTGCCAATCATGTAGCAGCCGTTATGGATGCAGAAGACCCATTATTTATTCTTTATACTTCTGGGTCAACAGGAAAACCAAAAGGGATGGTTCATACAACTGCAGGTTACATGGTAAACACGGCTTATACTTTTAAAAATGTATTTAATTATGAAGAAAACGATGTATATTGGTGTACAGCTGATATAGGTTGGATAACCGGACATTCATATATTTTATACGGACCACTTTTAAATGGGGCAACCACAGTTATTTTTGAAGGAGTGCCTTCATATCCTGATTATAGCCGTTTTTGGAAAGTTATAAACAAACACAAAGTTAGTCAATTCTATACAGCTCCCACAGCAATACGTGCTTTAGCAAAAGAAAATATTGATTATGTTCAAAAATTTAAGTTAGATTCGTTAAAAGTTATTGGTTCTGTTGGTGAACCAATTAATGAAGAAGCTTGGCACTGGTATAATGATCATGTAGGAGGAAAACGTTGTCCATTAGTTGATACTTGGTGGCAAACAGAAACTGGTGCAATAATGATTTCTCCATTACCTTTTGTTACTCCAACAAAACCAACATACGCATCATTACCTTTACCAGGTATTCAACCCGTTTTAATGGATGAATTGCGCAATGAAATTGAAGGAAATCAAGTAACAGGAAGTTTGTGTATAAAGTTTCCATGGCCATCAATGGCAAGAACTATTTGGGGCGATCATCAACGATATAAAGAAACTTATTTTACAGCTTATCCAGGTAAATATTTTACGGGTGATGGTGCACTTCGTGACGAAGTAGGTTACTATAGAATTACAGGTAGAGTAGATGATGTAATAATTGTTTCTGGTCATAATTTAGGAACTGCACCAATTGAAGATGCTATTAATGAACACCCAGCAGTTGCTGAGAGTGCAATTGTAGGTTTTCCACATGATGTAAAAGGAAATGCATTATATGGATATGTGATTTTAAAAGAAACAGGTGAAGGTCGTGATAGAGATAATTTAGCAAAAGAAATAAATCAAATGATTTCAGATCAAATTGGGCCAATTGCAAAATTAGATAAAATTCAGTTTGTAACTGGTTTACCTAAAACACGATCTGGAAAAATTATGCGTAGAATTTTAAGAAAAATAGCCGAAGGTGATTTCTCTAATTTTGGAGATATTTCAACTTTATTAAATCCTGAAATAGTGGATGAAATTAAGAGTAATAAGCTATAG